The following proteins are co-located in the Dietzia timorensis genome:
- a CDS encoding LGFP repeat-containing protein, whose translation MYPTSNELPCPNRGFCSFNRFETGNIYWSPTTNAQAVWGAIFQEYGRQGYENGRFGLPTTSEFDTPDGKQVNFEGGWIRWIRNTGALITS comes from the coding sequence ATGTACCCCACCAGCAACGAATTGCCGTGCCCCAACCGTGGATTTTGCTCCTTCAACCGATTCGAAACCGGAAACATATATTGGTCGCCGACCACCAACGCCCAAGCAGTGTGGGGAGCGATCTTTCAGGAATACGGAAGACAGGGCTACGAGAACGGCAGGTTCGGGCTGCCCACGACCAGCGAATTCGACACCCCGGACGGAAAACAGGTGAACTTTGAAGGAGGCTGGATTCGCTGGATCCGCAATACAGGGGCGTTGATCACTTCCTAA
- a CDS encoding IS630 family transposase, whose product MANRPAPALMLRPGDREELERMTRSQSMSAGMVQRARIVLLATEGRRNAEIAELAGASRPKVNLWRSRYEDKGIAGLVDEKRSGRPRTIDHAAIVTATLMPPPKSLGVTHWSSRLLAARLKVSASTVVTAWRAYGIKPWRAESFRFSTDPELVGKVTDICGLYLAPPENAIVLCVDEKSQIQALDRTQPILPMQPGLIERRSHDYVRHGTTTLFAALDIATGQVTAALKPRHRNQEFLAFLKQIERAYRDAVDAGGKPVELHLVMDNYAAHKHANVKAWLADNPRFKVHFTPTHASWMNLVEVWFGIVERQAIRRGVFTSVKDLNAKIRAFIDGWNNRSHPFVWTKTAEEVLAKANRNNTSNADH is encoded by the coding sequence ATGGCGAATCGACCTGCCCCGGCATTGATGTTGCGTCCCGGCGATCGCGAGGAGCTCGAGAGGATGACCCGTTCGCAGTCGATGTCGGCGGGGATGGTGCAGCGGGCGCGGATCGTGTTGCTGGCCACGGAGGGTCGGCGCAATGCTGAGATCGCGGAGCTGGCTGGAGCGTCGCGTCCGAAGGTGAATCTGTGGCGATCCAGGTATGAGGACAAGGGCATCGCGGGCCTGGTCGATGAGAAACGTTCTGGCCGGCCGCGCACGATTGATCACGCGGCGATCGTGACGGCGACGTTGATGCCGCCGCCGAAGAGTTTGGGCGTGACCCACTGGTCGTCGCGGTTGCTGGCGGCGCGGTTGAAGGTCTCGGCCTCGACGGTGGTCACGGCGTGGCGAGCCTATGGGATCAAGCCGTGGCGGGCCGAGTCGTTCCGGTTCTCTACCGATCCCGAGCTGGTCGGCAAGGTCACCGACATCTGCGGTCTGTACCTGGCGCCCCCGGAGAACGCGATCGTGCTGTGCGTGGACGAGAAATCTCAGATCCAGGCGCTGGATCGGACGCAGCCGATCTTGCCCATGCAGCCGGGACTGATCGAGCGGCGCAGCCACGACTACGTCCGGCACGGCACCACCACCTTGTTCGCGGCGCTGGATATCGCTACCGGGCAGGTCACCGCCGCCCTCAAGCCACGGCACCGAAACCAGGAGTTCCTGGCGTTCCTCAAGCAGATTGAGCGGGCCTACCGCGACGCCGTTGACGCCGGGGGAAAGCCGGTCGAGTTGCACCTGGTGATGGACAATTACGCCGCCCACAAGCACGCGAACGTCAAGGCCTGGCTGGCTGACAATCCCCGCTTCAAGGTGCACTTCACCCCGACTCACGCCTCGTGGATGAACCTGGTGGAGGTCTGGTTCGGGATCGTCGAACGCCAGGCCATTCGCCGAGGGGTCTTCACATCCGTCAAGGACCTCAACGCCAAGATTCGGGCCTTCATCGACGGCTGGAACAACCGCTCACACCCGTTCGTCTGGACGAAAACCGCCGAGGAAGTCCTCGCGAAAGCCAACCGTAACAACACTTCAAATGCGGACCACTAG
- a CDS encoding PhoH family protein — protein sequence MAQTIRTYVLDTSVLLSDPWAISRFAEHEVVLPIAVIGELEGKRHHPELGYFAREALRLLEEFRSRYGRLDGDIEVTPEGGTLRVELNHTDQTVLPSGFRDTGNDSRILACALNLRAEGADTVLVSKDIPLRVKAGAVGMDAEEYRAQDVMLTGYTGTAELGASPEDIDALFGTGSLDHAATRALFNANDVADLPIHCGLKLQAGSSSAMARVAQGGTLRLVKGDRDIFGMRGRSFEQRLALDLLTDPEVGIVSLGGRAGTGKSALALCAGLEAVLERREQRRIVVFRPLYAVGGQELGYLPGSEAEKMSPWSQAVFDTLEGLVSENVIDEVMDRDILEVLPLTHIRGRSLHDSFVIVDEAQSLERNVLLTVLSRLGSGSRVALTHDVAQRDNLRVGRHDGIGAVIEKLKGNKLFAHVTLTRSERSPIAELVTEMLAEFTPGQPDGGKAPASVARSA from the coding sequence GTGGCACAGACCATTCGTACTTACGTCCTCGACACTTCGGTGTTGCTCTCCGATCCGTGGGCGATCAGCAGATTCGCCGAACACGAGGTCGTCTTGCCCATCGCCGTCATCGGCGAGCTCGAGGGCAAACGCCACCATCCGGAACTCGGCTACTTCGCGCGAGAGGCCCTCCGACTGTTGGAGGAATTCCGCTCCCGCTACGGCCGTCTGGACGGAGACATCGAGGTCACCCCAGAGGGCGGCACCCTGCGCGTGGAACTCAACCACACGGACCAGACGGTGTTGCCCTCGGGCTTCCGCGACACAGGGAACGACTCGCGCATCCTCGCGTGCGCGCTCAATCTCCGCGCCGAGGGTGCGGACACCGTCCTCGTCTCCAAGGACATCCCTCTTCGCGTCAAGGCCGGCGCGGTTGGCATGGACGCCGAAGAATACCGCGCCCAGGACGTCATGCTCACCGGTTACACCGGCACCGCAGAGCTCGGAGCCTCGCCCGAGGACATCGACGCTCTGTTCGGAACCGGTTCCCTGGACCATGCCGCCACCCGCGCGCTCTTCAACGCCAATGACGTCGCCGATCTGCCCATCCATTGCGGTCTCAAGCTCCAGGCCGGCTCGTCGAGCGCGATGGCTCGCGTCGCGCAGGGCGGCACCCTTCGCCTCGTCAAGGGGGACCGGGACATCTTCGGGATGCGTGGGCGCTCCTTCGAGCAGCGCCTCGCCCTCGACCTGCTCACCGACCCGGAAGTCGGGATCGTGTCGCTCGGCGGACGCGCCGGTACCGGCAAGTCCGCCCTGGCGCTCTGCGCCGGTCTCGAGGCGGTGCTCGAGCGCCGCGAACAGCGCCGCATCGTGGTGTTCCGTCCGCTGTATGCGGTCGGCGGCCAGGAGCTCGGCTACCTACCGGGTTCGGAAGCCGAGAAGATGAGCCCGTGGTCGCAGGCCGTATTCGACACCCTCGAAGGCCTGGTCTCCGAAAACGTCATCGACGAGGTAATGGACCGGGACATCCTCGAAGTGCTCCCGCTGACCCATATCCGTGGCCGATCCCTCCATGACTCCTTCGTCATCGTCGACGAGGCGCAGTCCCTCGAACGCAACGTGCTTCTCACGGTCCTCTCGCGGCTGGGCTCGGGATCTCGCGTCGCACTCACCCATGACGTCGCCCAGCGCGACAATCTTCGCGTGGGCCGCCACGACGGTATCGGCGCGGTCATCGAAAAGCTCAAGGGCAACAAGCTCTTTGCCCACGTCACGCTCACGCGTTCGGAGCGTTCGCCGATCGCGGAGCTCGTCACCGAGATGCTCGCCGAGTTCACGCCGGGTCAGCCCGACGGAGGCAAGGCGCCCGCCAGCGTCGCACGCTCGGCTTAG